Proteins from one Niallia circulans genomic window:
- a CDS encoding M48 family metallopeptidase: MDNIRKEQLVHPRETIYFVLVLLVSVGTLILLLFSIIGIIFFAVLTAIMLFLHALSMGGIRRNGVRLSENQFPELYAQAIGIAKDLELSKLPDIYILESEGILNAFATKFVRRNMVVLYSSIFEMVDKGAEKEVMFILAHEFTHLKRKHVHFGFFLLPALYIPFLGNAYMRACEYTCDRTAAYYVQSFDAAKNALTMLGIGTTLYKKVNKEAYMEQLEKESGFFVWFNEKLSTHPHLPKRIYAIESFYNAEEVRPLKESKKGLWIGIGLFAAACLVSIGLIIAVIAGITTFIEKSNIIPYLESELPAGYGDADDLYYGGYTELHEAAYNNDIETVSTLLESGADPNSQDDEGYTPLMSAIDGGSNPELLKLLLFNGADVTLQDAYGYTAFDYAESYGDEETISLLESYLYQ, from the coding sequence TTGGATAACATTAGAAAAGAACAGCTTGTCCATCCCAGAGAGACTATTTATTTTGTCCTCGTATTGCTGGTCAGCGTTGGAACGTTAATCTTGTTGCTGTTTTCGATTATTGGCATTATATTTTTTGCGGTATTAACAGCAATCATGCTGTTTCTTCATGCACTTTCCATGGGAGGAATTAGAAGAAATGGCGTTAGACTAAGCGAAAATCAATTTCCAGAGCTATATGCACAGGCAATTGGCATTGCCAAGGATCTTGAATTAAGCAAGCTCCCGGATATTTATATCTTGGAATCAGAAGGAATACTTAATGCATTTGCGACTAAGTTTGTTCGCAGGAATATGGTAGTGTTATATTCCAGTATTTTTGAAATGGTTGATAAAGGAGCAGAAAAGGAAGTAATGTTCATCTTGGCACATGAGTTTACTCATTTAAAACGGAAACATGTTCATTTTGGATTTTTCCTATTGCCGGCACTGTATATTCCTTTCCTGGGAAATGCATACATGCGAGCATGTGAATATACTTGCGACAGAACAGCAGCCTATTATGTACAATCCTTTGATGCAGCCAAGAACGCACTTACAATGCTGGGAATTGGCACGACACTTTACAAAAAAGTCAATAAAGAAGCATATATGGAGCAACTTGAGAAGGAGAGCGGCTTCTTTGTATGGTTTAATGAAAAGCTATCAACACATCCTCATTTGCCAAAAAGGATTTATGCAATTGAGTCCTTTTACAATGCAGAGGAAGTTCGGCCTTTAAAGGAATCTAAGAAGGGGTTATGGATAGGCATTGGTTTATTTGCAGCGGCTTGCCTTGTTTCCATTGGATTAATCATTGCCGTGATTGCCGGAATTACAACTTTTATTGAGAAATCAAACATTATTCCGTATCTAGAATCAGAACTGCCAGCGGGATATGGAGATGCTGATGACCTTTATTATGGAGGATATACAGAGCTTCATGAAGCAGCATACAATAATGATATAGAGACAGTCAGTACCTTACTTGAAAGCGGGGCAGACCCGAATTCACAGGATGATGAAGGATATACACCACTTATGTCTGCTATTGATGGAGGATCAAATCCTGAACTTTTAAAACTTTTACTGTTTAACGGAGCCGATGTTACATTACAGGACGCATATGGCTACACAGCTTTTGACTATGCAGAGAGTTATGGAGATGAAGAAACAATTAGTCTGCTAGAAAGTTATCTATATCAATAA
- the dat gene encoding D-amino-acid transaminase, with product MSIVWMNGAFIDRSEAKVDIEDRGYQFGDGIYEVIRVYNGQLFTANEHLERLLSSGDKLSIQIGYSVEEFKSLLEQLIEKNSLKTGIVYMQVTRGVSARNHAFPAEDTPPTYIAYTKEVERPTEQLDNGVTAITVEDIRWSRCDIKSLNLLGNVIAKQKATEADCYESIQYRDLTVTEGSSSNIWIIKDNAVKTHEANQFILNGITRQKIIELCRGNDMEVVEAAFTIEDLIDADEVFLSSTTAEVMPIISINNVPVGNGEIGPVARKLQQLFKDAIEHECNQLA from the coding sequence TTGAGTATTGTATGGATGAATGGAGCGTTTATAGACAGATCGGAAGCAAAGGTAGATATTGAAGATAGAGGCTACCAGTTCGGTGACGGCATATATGAAGTAATAAGGGTATATAATGGACAGCTGTTTACTGCAAACGAGCATCTTGAACGTCTGCTTAGCAGTGGTGACAAATTAAGCATACAAATTGGTTATTCTGTTGAAGAGTTTAAAAGTCTGCTTGAGCAGCTTATTGAAAAGAATAGTCTTAAAACTGGAATAGTGTATATGCAGGTCACAAGAGGCGTAAGCGCGAGGAACCATGCATTTCCTGCAGAGGATACTCCTCCAACGTATATTGCCTATACGAAAGAAGTAGAAAGGCCAACGGAGCAGCTTGATAATGGTGTTACAGCCATTACAGTCGAGGATATTCGCTGGTCAAGATGTGATATTAAAAGCTTGAACCTTCTTGGAAATGTGATTGCAAAGCAAAAAGCAACAGAAGCTGACTGCTATGAAAGCATTCAATATCGGGACTTAACTGTAACGGAGGGCAGCTCCTCTAATATTTGGATTATTAAGGATAATGCGGTTAAAACACATGAAGCTAATCAGTTTATCTTAAATGGCATTACAAGACAGAAGATAATTGAGCTATGTCGGGGAAATGACATGGAAGTGGTAGAAGCAGCATTTACCATTGAGGACTTAATAGATGCTGATGAGGTATTTTTATCAAGCACTACGGCAGAAGTAATGCCGATCATTTCCATTAACAATGTGCCAGTTGGGAATGGTGAAATTGGTCCAGTAGCAAGAAAGCTGCAGCAGCTATTCAAGGACGCAATTGAACATGAATGCAACCAACTAGCATAA
- the pepV gene encoding dipeptidase PepV codes for MKALDWLKEVHNRKDDFIHDLQGLLQIKSVLDEENATEDAPFGKGVKEALTYMLELGKKDGFIEKNVKNVAGHVTFGSGEESIGILCHVDVVPEGDGWTSDPYSAEIRDGKIFARGALDDKGPTMAAYYAMKIIKELNLPITKEVKMIIGTDEESDWRCVTTYFEEEEMPTMGFAPDADFPIIYAEKGISDFDIVQSLHKKVQAKSGKVEVVAFSSGRRYNMVPDFAEARLHVSVDQTEVIQRFQEYLSKEKAKGQYIVDAGNLVLEMEGVSAHGLEPKNGVNAGLKLASFIADLDLDETAAAYFEFVKSYFEDDSRGHKLGVAYNDDITGDLTLNVGILHYDQQNGGKLGLTCRYPVTNKIEETKAVLDELLAEKGFFIDHFTNSKPHHVDKNSELIKTLTKVYLEQTGEKAELISIGGGTYARSLENGVAFGPLFPGREDIAHKKDEYMYIEDLLKATAIYAQAIYELAK; via the coding sequence GTGAAAGCATTAGATTGGTTAAAAGAAGTGCATAATCGTAAAGATGACTTCATTCATGATTTGCAAGGATTGCTGCAAATAAAAAGTGTGTTGGATGAAGAAAATGCTACAGAGGATGCTCCGTTTGGTAAAGGGGTTAAAGAAGCTTTGACGTATATGCTGGAGCTTGGCAAAAAAGACGGATTTATAGAGAAAAATGTCAAGAATGTAGCCGGTCATGTCACATTTGGCTCAGGAGAAGAAAGCATCGGTATCCTTTGTCATGTGGATGTCGTGCCGGAAGGGGACGGCTGGACAAGCGATCCTTACAGTGCGGAGATCCGTGATGGTAAAATATTTGCAAGAGGAGCCTTGGATGATAAAGGTCCAACAATGGCTGCTTACTATGCGATGAAAATAATAAAAGAACTTAATTTGCCGATTACGAAGGAAGTCAAAATGATAATTGGCACAGATGAAGAAAGTGATTGGCGATGTGTAACAACTTATTTTGAAGAAGAAGAAATGCCGACAATGGGCTTTGCTCCAGATGCAGACTTTCCCATTATTTATGCAGAAAAGGGAATTTCCGATTTTGATATTGTCCAATCACTGCACAAAAAAGTACAGGCCAAGTCAGGTAAGGTGGAAGTAGTTGCGTTCTCTTCTGGCAGAAGATACAATATGGTCCCAGATTTTGCAGAAGCAAGGCTTCATGTCAGTGTCGATCAAACAGAAGTGATTCAACGCTTCCAAGAGTATTTAAGCAAGGAAAAGGCAAAAGGCCAATACATAGTCGACGCAGGTAACCTCGTTCTGGAAATGGAGGGAGTGTCTGCACATGGGCTAGAGCCGAAAAATGGTGTTAATGCAGGATTGAAGCTTGCTTCTTTTATAGCTGATTTAGACCTTGATGAAACGGCAGCAGCTTACTTCGAGTTTGTGAAGAGCTATTTTGAAGATGATTCAAGAGGACATAAGCTGGGAGTAGCTTACAATGATGATATAACTGGAGATTTGACATTAAATGTTGGCATTCTTCACTATGATCAACAAAACGGAGGAAAATTAGGTTTAACATGCCGTTATCCTGTAACAAATAAGATTGAAGAAACAAAAGCTGTTTTAGATGAGCTGCTTGCCGAAAAAGGCTTTTTCATCGATCATTTTACAAATTCCAAGCCACATCATGTTGATAAGAACTCGGAATTGATCAAAACATTAACTAAAGTGTATCTTGAACAGACTGGTGAGAAAGCAGAGTTAATCTCTATCGGGGGCGGAACATATGCAAGGTCACTTGAAAATGGTGTTGCATTCGGGCCATTGTTCCCAGGTAGAGAGGATATTGCGCATAAAAAAGATGAGTATATGTATATAGAGGACTTGCTAAAGGCTACTGCGATTTATGCCCAAGCAATTTATGAGCTTGCTAAATAA
- a CDS encoding NUDIX hydrolase — MGYIEELRQKVGKMPLILVGAVVIIADNNNKVLLQERTHPHKVWGLPGGLMELAESTVKTAKREVFEETGLSVEELELLNIYSGQEFYTVAANGDPFYSVTAAYYTKQFSGQIQVNKDEGFTLAFFSKDNLPEKMVGSHRKFLQDYFALSENKT, encoded by the coding sequence ATGGGATATATTGAGGAATTGCGGCAAAAGGTTGGCAAAATGCCACTTATACTCGTTGGAGCGGTTGTCATCATTGCTGACAACAACAACAAGGTCCTTTTGCAGGAAAGAACGCATCCACATAAAGTATGGGGACTCCCTGGCGGTCTGATGGAATTGGCAGAAAGCACGGTGAAGACGGCAAAACGCGAGGTTTTTGAAGAGACAGGCTTAAGCGTTGAAGAGCTCGAGCTGTTAAACATTTATTCTGGCCAAGAATTCTACACGGTTGCAGCAAACGGTGATCCGTTTTATTCGGTTACAGCCGCATATTATACAAAGCAGTTTAGTGGGCAAATCCAAGTAAACAAGGATGAGGGCTTTACACTTGCGTTCTTTAGCAAGGACAATCTTCCTGAGAAAATGGTCGGCAGCCACAGGAAATTTTTGCAGGACTATTTCGCATTATCTGAGAATAAAACATAA